In Cydia fagiglandana chromosome 16, ilCydFagi1.1, whole genome shotgun sequence, the following are encoded in one genomic region:
- the LOC134672252 gene encoding uncharacterized protein LOC134672252 — protein MKTDQRTEFTDFYLSTGEGEERVAVHKAFLIAHSDVFKAMLRGKWKETDHDEIKIQGVTIETLQQLKDYMYMGSVPEVGLRPLLLVARTYMMEDLEKHCIRKLAEKVTPEELFLLIEFACDNQIPELPFALLQITPDAVVSGAANIKKAVLKKEVENTVDNQE, from the coding sequence ATGAAAACGGACCAAAGGACAGAATTTACTGACTTCTATCTTTCCACTGGTGAAGGTGAAGAGAGAGTGGCGGTGCACAAAGCATTTTTAATTGCTCACAGTGATGTGTTTAAAGCAATGCTGCGAGGAAAGTGGAAAGAGACAGATCACGATGAAATAAAGATACAGGGGGTGACTATTGAAACACTTCAACAGCTAAAAGATTACATGTACATGGGCAGTGTACCCGAAGTTGGACTCCGCCCACTCTTGCTGGTTGCCAGGACGTACATGATGGAAGATCTTGAAAAACACTGCATTAGAAAACTGGCTGAGAAAGTTACTCCAGAAGAGTTATTTTTGCTCATTGAATTTGCTTGTGATAACCAGATTCCCGAGCTACCTTTTGCACTTCTGCAGATAACTCCAGACGCTGTTGTCAGTGGAGCGGCTAATATAAAAAAGGCAGTTTTGAAAAAAGAAGTTGAAAATACTGTTGATAATCAAGAATAG
- the LOC134672097 gene encoding eukaryotic translation initiation factor 3 subunit J, with the protein MEESWDAENFEPKLPTTLTSSNKWEGEDEEETVKESWEDEEEEKKDEEKLPPPPPKPKKKIADKIAEKERLEREKAERLAAEKVEAEMTPEQKLVEKLKRQKLQEESDLRLAMETFGITEANVGKLDSFNPTTKEEFTEFAELLVKKITLYKAREEFPEFADELVKNIVVQMSSLDIKRIKLTVDNLYIEKQKAEKNDKGKKPNKGKGKAKLKVEGDNAHLNQYDAYGNYDDDYDDFM; encoded by the exons ATGGAGGAGTCGTGGG ATGCGGAAAATTTCGAGCCCAAATTGCCGACCACGTTGACATCTTCGAATAAATGGGAGGGCGAGGACGAGGAAGAGACCGTCAAG GAGAGCTGGGAGGACGAGGAGGAGGAAAAAAAGGACGAAGAGAAACTGCCGCCGCCGCCACCTAAGCCCAAGAAGAAAATTGCGGACAAAATAGCTGAGAAAGAG CGTCTGGAACGCGAGAAGGCCGAGCGCCTGGCCGCCGAGAAAGTGGAGGCGGAGATGACGCCCGAACAGAAGTTAGTGGAGAAGCTCAAGAGACAGAAGCTGCAAGAGGAATCTGATCTCCGTCTGGCTATGGAGACATTTG GAATCACAGAAGCCAATGTCGGAAAGCTAGACAGCTTCAACCCGACCACCAAGGAGGAGTTCACAGAGTTTGCGGAGCTGCTCGTCAAGaagatcaccctgtataaggcCAGGGAGGAGTTCCCCGAGTTTGCCGATGAGCTTGTTAAGAATATTGTTGTTCAAA TGTCATCTCTGGACATAAAGAGGATAAAGCTGACCGTGGACAACCTGTACATCGAGAAGCAGAAAGCTGAGAAGAATGATAAGGGCAAGAAACCCAACAAGGGCAAGGGCAAAGCGAAATTAAAAGTGGAAGGGGACAAT GCTCACCTGAATCAATACGACGCCTACGGCAACTACGACGATGATTACGACGATTTCATGTAA